The segment CGGGCGCCGGCACCTGCAATTTGACCGACAACGTCAAGATTGCCCGCCACGCCGTCAAGCTTGGCTGCCGCGGTATCCTGATGCTGCCGCCCTTCTACTACAAGAACATGAGCGACGAGGGGATGTTCGCCATGTTTTCCGAGAGTATCCAGCGCATCGGCAGCGCCGACTTGCAGGTGTACCTCTACCACATCCCGCCGCAGACGGTGACGGGGATCAGCCTCAAGTTGATCGAGATGCTG is part of the Shumkonia mesophila genome and harbors:
- a CDS encoding dihydrodipicolinate synthase family protein is translated as MTATRFSGVLVPVLTPFKVDLSPDRDRFVKICRWILAHGATGLAPFGTTSEANSMAVEERMELLEALVDNGIPGDKLMPGAGTCNLTDNVKIARHAVKLGCRGILMLPPFYYKNMSDEGMFAMFSESIQRIGSADLQVYLYHIPPQTVTGISLKLIEML